The nucleotide window ATGTGTACTAATAATTGGGGATGTAAAGGCAATTTCTGCGCTGTCGAAGCCTGTTTCTTTGATTAAATCAAGCAGCGGCTGCCCCATCGTTTGTAAGCCACCTGCATGAGATAAGCCGACAGCCTTTACTGTTTTGCCAGCAGTATCCTCCTGGAACTGCTTAAATAAATAATTGACTACTTGCTTATGGCTGCGTGCCTTCGATACAGGCGTATACTCGCCACCTTCTAAGCTAGCGATTGGCTTAATATTTAACAGCGAGCCAATCATGCCTTTTCCTTTACCGATGCGTCCACCTTTAATTAAGTTTTCCAACGTATCAACGACAACAAATAAATTTGTATTTGCACGTACCACATCTAAGCGTGCTACAATTTCCTCGATTGAAGCACCTTCATCGCGCATGCGAATAGCTTCTCGAATTTGGAAGGCTAAGCCGAATGCAATAAAGCGTGAGTCGACAACTGTCACATCAGACGTTGTCATGTCAGCTGCTTGGCGAGCCGATTGAACCGTACCACTCATACCGCCTGTCATATGAATCGATAAAATTTGATCGCCATCTTTTCCAAGCTCATCATATAATTCTTTAAATTTCCCTGGTGCAGGCTGAGAGCTTTTTGGCAGTTCAGGAGATTGTTTCATTATATCCATGAATGTAGCAGGCTCTAAATCGATTCCATCTACATATGTATTTTGTCCAATTTGAATTGTTAAAGGTACAATGTGAATACCATGCTGCTTAATTTCCTCTTTTGTTAAATCACACGTTGAATCAGTTACAATATGAATTCGTCCCACTTATGACACATCCTTTATATTCTTCTTCCCTATTATAAGTAACTTGAATCATCACTGTAAAGGTGACAAATGTAATACCTATTACCTGATAGTTGTCTTTTTTCCATATGACATATTGTAGTGACAACTAATGAC belongs to Lysinibacillus louembei and includes:
- a CDS encoding DegV family protein, which translates into the protein MGRIHIVTDSTCDLTKEEIKQHGIHIVPLTIQIGQNTYVDGIDLEPATFMDIMKQSPELPKSSQPAPGKFKELYDELGKDGDQILSIHMTGGMSGTVQSARQAADMTTSDVTVVDSRFIAFGLAFQIREAIRMRDEGASIEEIVARLDVVRANTNLFVVVDTLENLIKGGRIGKGKGMIGSLLNIKPIASLEGGEYTPVSKARSHKQVVNYLFKQFQEDTAGKTVKAVGLSHAGGLQTMGQPLLDLIKETGFDSAEIAFTSPIISTHTGPGAIGFIYFAE